Proteins encoded by one window of Candidatus Baltobacteraceae bacterium:
- a CDS encoding acyl-CoA dehydrogenase family protein, with protein sequence MNFDLTDEQKAIQQTVREFAQERVVPRAEEMDREEAFPYDLVKEMAALGLMGLPFPEAYGGAGADTVSYALAVMELARADASTAITMAAHCSLGASPFYLFGTEAQKQKYLVPLAQGTMLWGFGLTEPGAGSDAGNVQTKAELRDGKWIVNGTKAFITNSGTEITGGTTITAATGKRPDGKIEISNLIMDQNAPGFARSKKYKKMGWRASDTRELSFVDAEVPQENILGKRGDGLKNFLTILDGGRISVAALSVGLAMGAYDEAMKYAKERHAFGKPINKFQAIQFKLVDMLMEIEHAKLMTLKAAWEKDEKRDFAQTASLAKLYAAEVSRRVVNESLQVHGGYGFMDEYPISRMYRDQKINEIGEGTNEVQRVVIARMMGM encoded by the coding sequence ATGAATTTTGATCTGACCGACGAGCAGAAGGCTATACAGCAGACCGTCCGCGAGTTCGCGCAAGAGCGGGTCGTGCCGCGCGCCGAGGAGATGGACCGCGAGGAAGCCTTCCCGTACGACCTCGTCAAGGAGATGGCGGCGCTCGGATTGATGGGACTGCCGTTTCCCGAAGCGTACGGCGGTGCCGGTGCGGATACGGTGAGTTACGCGCTCGCCGTGATGGAACTCGCGCGCGCCGACGCATCGACGGCGATCACCATGGCCGCGCATTGTTCGCTCGGCGCGAGCCCCTTCTATTTATTCGGAACCGAGGCGCAGAAGCAGAAGTACCTGGTTCCGCTCGCGCAGGGGACGATGCTTTGGGGCTTCGGGCTGACCGAGCCGGGCGCGGGCAGCGATGCCGGCAACGTGCAGACGAAGGCCGAGTTGCGCGACGGCAAGTGGATCGTCAACGGCACCAAGGCGTTCATTACGAACTCCGGCACCGAGATCACCGGCGGCACGACGATCACGGCCGCGACGGGCAAGCGGCCGGACGGCAAGATCGAGATCAGCAATCTCATCATGGATCAGAACGCTCCCGGTTTCGCGCGCAGCAAGAAGTATAAGAAGATGGGCTGGCGCGCTTCCGACACGCGCGAACTCTCCTTCGTCGACGCGGAAGTACCGCAGGAGAACATCCTCGGCAAGCGCGGCGACGGACTCAAGAATTTCCTGACGATTCTCGACGGCGGCCGCATCTCGGTCGCCGCACTCTCCGTGGGCCTGGCGATGGGAGCGTACGACGAAGCGATGAAGTACGCCAAGGAGCGGCACGCGTTCGGCAAACCGATCAACAAGTTTCAAGCGATTCAATTCAAGCTCGTCGATATGCTCATGGAGATCGAACACGCCAAGCTGATGACGCTCAAGGCCGCGTGGGAGAAAGACGAAAAGCGCGACTTCGCGCAGACCGCGAGCCTCGCTAAACTCTACGCCGCCGAAGTCTCGCGCCGCGTCGTCAACGAGTCGCTGCAAGTTCACGGCGGCTACGGATTCATGGACGAGTATCCGATCTCACGCATGTATCGCGATCAGAAGATCAACGAAATCGGCGAAGGCACCAACGAAGTCCAACGCGTAGTAATCGCCCGCATGATGGGCATGTAG
- the ftsE gene encoding cell division ATP-binding protein FtsE translates to MISLRGVSLVYGNGVRALDGIDLEIGKGDFVFLVGHSGTGKSSLLRLLYREMKPSSGDITVDGIRVDHLRSGRIPALRRHLGVVFQDFKLLTDKTVWENVAFALQVTGAHTKDIKRQVPRALDLVGLSHKSRMYPGELSGGEQQRAAIARALVNNPKILLCDEPTGNLDPSNTTEIMELLLRINVKGTTVVVATHNQAVVDRMRRRVVRLENGRIVTDEERGYYFLGLGQDQVLSG, encoded by the coding sequence ATGATCTCACTACGCGGCGTCTCCCTCGTCTATGGCAATGGAGTGCGGGCCCTCGACGGCATCGATCTCGAGATCGGCAAGGGCGACTTCGTTTTCCTCGTCGGTCACTCGGGAACCGGGAAGTCTTCACTTCTTCGGCTGTTGTATCGCGAGATGAAGCCCTCGAGCGGCGACATCACCGTCGACGGCATCCGCGTCGATCACCTGCGCAGCGGCCGCATCCCGGCGTTGCGCCGCCACCTCGGCGTCGTCTTTCAAGACTTCAAGCTGCTCACCGACAAGACGGTCTGGGAGAACGTCGCGTTCGCGCTGCAAGTGACCGGCGCGCACACCAAAGATATCAAGCGGCAGGTACCTCGGGCACTCGACTTGGTCGGGCTCTCGCACAAGAGCCGGATGTATCCGGGCGAACTCTCCGGGGGCGAGCAGCAGCGCGCGGCGATCGCGCGGGCGCTCGTCAACAATCCGAAGATTCTGCTCTGCGACGAGCCGACCGGCAACTTAGATCCATCCAACACGACCGAGATCATGGAGCTGCTGCTTCGGATCAACGTCAAAGGCACGACCGTGGTCGTCGCCACGCACAATCAAGCCGTCGTCGACCGGATGCGCCGGCGCGTCGTCCGCTTGGAAAACGGGCGCATCGTCACCGACGAAGAGCGAGGGTATTATTTCCTTGGACTGGGGCAAGATCAAGTTCTTTCTGGGTGA